A window of the Xiashengella succiniciproducens genome harbors these coding sequences:
- a CDS encoding DUF349 domain-containing protein — translation MEANELNKEPIEGTNVNADANSNDPKDLSHKLNVPELPMEESEAYPEDHDIPDQDNVAGDEVDDTPQKTVTEDYSTFGRAELTKALRTLIRENQAASIRDEVETIKQHFDKATAELDEEAKAKFVESGEPVELYVSQPDQLQKEFSTLLFEYRNKRDEERQSLEQIKERNLALKYEVIEGIKDLINRQESLDHTFQEFRALQQRWREIGPVPQSKLQDMWENYHHHVENFYNYIKINNELRDLDLKKNLEAKVELCEKAEKLILEPSPVKAFKALQKLHDLWREIGPVPRDKKDEIWERFKDATNKINARQQEHFESLKNQLKKNLEAKIELCEKAEAIANAEINSPRDWEQKSKELIDLQQIWKTIGFAPKKENNQVYERFRKACDSFFNNKRDFFKHYKEDQQNNLQLKTELCIQAEAMKDSTDWKKATDEYVRIQKRWKEIGPVPRKQSDAIWKRFREACDHFFARKKSFFENIDSEQFVNLKAKEAILKELSEFELQEDNDKSFKALQDFQRRWAEIGFVPLKEKDRINQEFRNLINQKFDRLNLDELEKNLHKFRNKLDNWKSTNQFEEKIGQERNKIMLKLRQLESDIVVWENNIGFFAKTKNSDALIRDFKHKIENGKRNMELLNKKLDMIEEML, via the coding sequence ATGGAAGCAAATGAACTGAACAAGGAGCCCATTGAGGGCACCAATGTGAATGCAGATGCCAATTCTAACGATCCTAAGGACCTCTCTCACAAACTGAACGTTCCTGAACTACCTATGGAAGAATCGGAGGCCTATCCGGAAGATCATGATATTCCAGATCAGGATAATGTTGCTGGGGATGAAGTTGATGATACCCCTCAGAAAACGGTAACAGAAGATTATTCTACATTTGGCCGTGCCGAACTTACAAAGGCATTGAGGACACTTATAAGGGAAAACCAGGCGGCCTCTATCAGGGATGAAGTTGAAACTATTAAGCAACATTTCGATAAGGCTACAGCAGAACTTGACGAAGAGGCTAAGGCTAAATTTGTTGAGTCGGGTGAACCGGTAGAACTGTACGTTTCCCAACCTGACCAGCTGCAGAAGGAGTTCTCAACCCTATTATTTGAATACCGCAACAAACGTGATGAAGAGCGACAAAGTCTGGAGCAGATAAAGGAAAGAAACCTTGCTCTCAAATATGAGGTTATCGAAGGCATTAAGGATCTTATCAACCGTCAGGAATCACTGGATCATACATTTCAGGAATTCAGGGCCCTTCAGCAACGTTGGAGAGAGATAGGTCCCGTACCTCAGAGCAAGCTGCAGGATATGTGGGAAAACTACCACCACCATGTAGAAAACTTTTACAATTACATCAAGATAAACAATGAGTTACGTGATCTTGACCTGAAGAAAAATCTGGAAGCCAAGGTCGAACTCTGTGAGAAAGCTGAGAAATTGATTCTGGAACCATCTCCCGTCAAGGCTTTCAAAGCGCTACAGAAACTGCATGACCTATGGAGGGAAATCGGTCCTGTGCCCCGTGACAAAAAAGATGAGATCTGGGAACGCTTCAAGGATGCCACAAACAAGATTAACGCCAGACAACAGGAACACTTTGAGTCTTTGAAAAATCAGCTCAAAAAGAACCTTGAAGCCAAGATTGAACTTTGTGAGAAGGCTGAGGCTATTGCTAATGCTGAGATTAACTCACCAAGGGATTGGGAACAAAAGAGCAAGGAGCTTATAGATCTGCAACAGATCTGGAAGACTATCGGCTTTGCTCCCAAGAAGGAAAATAATCAGGTCTATGAGCGTTTCAGAAAGGCCTGTGATAGCTTCTTCAACAACAAGAGAGATTTCTTCAAACACTATAAGGAAGATCAGCAAAACAATCTTCAGCTCAAGACCGAATTGTGTATTCAGGCTGAGGCCATGAAGGACAGTACCGACTGGAAAAAGGCTACCGATGAGTATGTCCGTATTCAGAAGAGATGGAAGGAAATTGGCCCCGTTCCCCGCAAGCAGTCAGATGCTATATGGAAGCGTTTTAGGGAAGCCTGTGACCATTTCTTTGCACGCAAAAAATCCTTCTTTGAAAATATTGACAGTGAGCAGTTTGTCAACCTGAAGGCTAAGGAAGCCATCCTCAAGGAACTCTCTGAGTTTGAGCTCCAGGAAGACAACGATAAGTCTTTCAAGGCATTACAGGATTTCCAACGTCGTTGGGCTGAAATTGGTTTTGTTCCACTAAAGGAAAAGGACCGCATAAACCAGGAATTCCGCAACCTGATAAATCAGAAGTTTGACCGTCTCAATCTTGACGAACTTGAAAAGAACCTTCACAAGTTTCGCAATAAGCTGGATAACTGGAAGTCTACCAATCAGTTTGAGGAGAAGATTGGCCAGGAGCGCAACAAGATTATGCTCAAGCTGAGACAGCTTGAAAGTGACATAGTGGTATGGGAAAACAATATTGGTTTCTTTGCCAAGACCAAGAACTCAGATGCACTTATCAGGGATTTCAAGCATAAGATCGAGAATGGTAAGCGTAATATGGAGCTGCTTAACAAGAAACTCGACATGATCGAGGAAATGTTGTAA
- a CDS encoding CTP synthase produces the protein MPDTRYVFVTGGVASSLGKGIISASLAKLLQARGYKVTIQKLDPYLNVDPGTLNPYEHGECFVTEDGAETDLDLGHYERFLNVPTSQANNVTTGRIYQTVINKERRGDFLGKTVQIIPHITDEIKRRIKLLGTKHQFDVVITEIGGTVGDIESLPYIEAVRQLKWELGNRALVIHLTLVPFLAASGELKTKPTQHSVKALLEEGVQPDILVLRTEKDLSADIRKKVALFCNVDMRAVIQSIDVKSIYEVPVKMQEEGLDAIVLEKLNLPTDEEPDMKEWKAFLSKLKNAQKTVKIGLVGKYVELQDAYKSIIEALIHAATYNDYKVDIVSIQSENVKEDNVAEKLSGLKGILVAPGFGHRGFEGKLVAVKYARENNIPFFGICLGMQCSVIEFARNVLNLDNANSKEMDHATPHPVIDLMEDQKNITDKGGTMRLGAYDCKVARDSNVYKAYGKELIKERHRHRYEFNNEYLAEFKKYGMVPTGINPDTGLIEIVELPTHRWFVGVQFHPEYNSTVLNPHPLFMSFIKAAIAMDTEN, from the coding sequence GTGCCGGATACTCGTTATGTCTTTGTTACCGGAGGGGTTGCCTCTTCGCTGGGAAAGGGAATTATATCAGCATCGCTGGCAAAGCTATTGCAGGCGCGTGGTTATAAGGTAACCATACAGAAACTGGACCCCTATCTGAATGTTGATCCGGGTACCTTAAACCCGTATGAGCACGGTGAGTGTTTTGTAACGGAAGATGGTGCCGAAACGGATCTTGACCTGGGACACTATGAGAGATTTTTGAATGTCCCAACTTCACAGGCCAATAATGTAACCACCGGGCGTATTTACCAGACTGTTATCAACAAGGAGCGCCGTGGGGATTTTCTTGGAAAGACAGTACAGATTATACCTCACATCACAGATGAAATCAAGCGCAGGATAAAGCTTCTGGGTACCAAGCACCAGTTTGATGTAGTTATTACCGAGATTGGGGGAACTGTTGGTGACATTGAGTCCCTTCCCTATATTGAGGCAGTACGTCAGCTAAAGTGGGAACTTGGCAACAGGGCCCTGGTGATCCACCTTACCTTAGTTCCCTTCCTTGCCGCTAGTGGTGAGTTAAAAACAAAGCCAACACAGCACTCTGTCAAGGCTCTGTTGGAAGAGGGAGTTCAACCCGATATTCTGGTTCTTCGTACCGAAAAGGACCTTTCAGCAGATATACGCAAGAAAGTAGCTCTCTTCTGCAACGTTGATATGAGGGCAGTTATTCAATCAATTGACGTCAAGTCAATCTATGAAGTTCCGGTTAAAATGCAGGAAGAAGGCCTTGATGCCATAGTTCTCGAGAAACTTAATCTGCCCACCGACGAGGAGCCGGATATGAAAGAGTGGAAGGCCTTCCTGAGCAAGCTGAAGAATGCACAGAAAACTGTCAAAATAGGTCTTGTAGGTAAGTATGTAGAATTGCAGGATGCTTACAAGTCAATTATCGAAGCATTGATTCATGCTGCCACATATAACGACTACAAGGTTGATATAGTAAGCATACAGAGTGAAAACGTAAAGGAAGACAACGTTGCCGAGAAACTGTCAGGATTGAAGGGTATTCTTGTAGCTCCTGGTTTTGGTCATCGCGGTTTTGAAGGCAAGCTGGTAGCAGTGAAGTATGCAAGGGAAAACAATATTCCATTCTTTGGAATCTGTCTTGGTATGCAGTGCAGTGTTATTGAGTTTGCCCGTAATGTGCTGAATCTTGACAATGCCAACTCCAAAGAGATGGATCATGCTACTCCCCATCCGGTAATTGACCTTATGGAGGATCAGAAAAATATTACTGACAAGGGAGGTACTATGCGTCTGGGAGCCTATGACTGTAAGGTTGCCAGAGACAGCAATGTGTATAAGGCATATGGCAAGGAGCTTATCAAGGAAAGACACCGTCACCGTTATGAGTTCAATAATGAGTATCTTGCCGAATTCAAGAAATATGGCATGGTTCCAACAGGAATCAATCCGGATACAGGTCTGATTGAGATAGTTGAATTACCAACACACAGATGGTTTGTTGGAGTGCAGTTCCACCCCGAATACAACAGTACTGTTCTTAATCCACACCCGCTGTTTATGTCCTTTATCAAGGCTGCGATAGCAATGGATACTGAAAACTGA
- the yidC gene encoding membrane protein insertase YidC: MDRNSITGLILITLVLIGFWFINKPDAEQIEAMRRQRDSLYQVELAKQQEELARAAQIAAEAAQLDSISIEDDSLATDLRLQKFGQLWPYVEGEESFYNLENEKIKLVLTNKGARIYSVELKEYKTHDGKPLILFDGDANVFGFPFSHDTKVFHTSDLYFNKVSQNDSTIVFEIAGNAGETMQFSYTLPADEYMVDFDINTKNLGQFISTSRGTMDLNWYVEMPAFEKGRQMEQMYSGMYYKYYLDEVDNLKANKDKSENLRTKVKWIAFKGQFFSSVLIADDAFSGAYVESRFEKDKNSPYLLYNRTEAAVPFELAKDQQLGFSFYFGPNRFYTLDKYDKELELNKLIPLGWGIFGWINRYAVIPTFNFLEGFIGSYGIIILILTILIKLVLFPLTYKSYISAAKMKVLKPQIDEINAKIPAEKAMERQQATMNLYKKAGVNPMGGCVPILLQMPILIAMFRFFPASIELRQESFLWAKDLSTYDSILDLPFSIPFYGAHVSLFTLLMAVTNILYTKMNSEMTQTSNQMPGMKAMMYMMPIMFLFLFNSYASGLSYYYFISTLITILQTMVIRRWVDDKKLLLQIQANQKKPVKKSKFAARLEQMAKQQQQIQKNQRKR; the protein is encoded by the coding sequence ATGGATAGAAATTCGATTACGGGTCTTATTCTAATTACGCTTGTTCTTATTGGTTTTTGGTTTATTAATAAGCCTGATGCCGAGCAGATAGAGGCCATGCGCAGGCAAAGAGATTCTCTCTATCAGGTAGAGCTTGCAAAGCAACAGGAAGAATTAGCCAGAGCTGCTCAGATTGCTGCAGAAGCTGCTCAACTTGACAGTATAAGTATTGAAGATGATTCTCTTGCTACAGATCTCAGACTTCAGAAATTTGGTCAATTGTGGCCTTATGTAGAGGGAGAAGAAAGCTTCTACAATCTTGAAAATGAAAAGATAAAGCTGGTACTGACCAATAAGGGTGCCCGTATCTATTCTGTCGAACTCAAGGAATACAAGACTCATGATGGAAAACCCCTGATATTATTTGATGGTGATGCCAACGTGTTTGGTTTCCCCTTCTCACACGATACCAAGGTATTCCACACGTCAGACCTATATTTCAACAAGGTTAGCCAAAACGATAGTACTATAGTGTTTGAGATAGCCGGCAATGCAGGAGAGACGATGCAATTCAGCTATACCCTGCCTGCTGACGAATACATGGTTGACTTCGACATCAATACAAAAAATCTGGGTCAGTTTATCTCCACCTCAAGAGGCACTATGGATCTCAACTGGTACGTCGAGATGCCTGCATTTGAGAAGGGAAGGCAGATGGAACAGATGTATTCAGGTATGTACTACAAGTACTATCTTGACGAAGTCGATAATCTGAAAGCCAACAAAGATAAAAGTGAGAATCTACGTACCAAGGTTAAGTGGATTGCCTTTAAGGGACAATTTTTCTCCTCAGTTCTTATCGCTGATGACGCATTTTCAGGGGCCTATGTTGAAAGCCGCTTCGAGAAAGATAAAAACAGTCCTTATTTGTTATACAACAGAACTGAAGCAGCAGTTCCTTTTGAATTAGCAAAGGACCAGCAATTGGGTTTCAGTTTTTACTTTGGTCCAAACCGGTTTTATACTCTTGACAAATACGACAAGGAGCTTGAGCTTAACAAGCTGATTCCGCTTGGTTGGGGTATCTTTGGATGGATTAACCGTTATGCTGTGATACCCACCTTCAACTTCCTTGAAGGGTTTATTGGCAGTTATGGTATTATTATCCTGATACTAACCATCCTTATCAAGCTGGTATTATTTCCGCTTACATACAAGTCGTATATATCAGCTGCCAAGATGAAGGTGCTCAAGCCTCAGATTGACGAGATCAATGCAAAGATTCCGGCAGAAAAGGCGATGGAAAGGCAGCAGGCCACAATGAACCTATACAAGAAGGCCGGAGTCAACCCTATGGGAGGATGTGTTCCTATCTTGTTGCAGATGCCGATACTTATCGCTATGTTCCGCTTCTTCCCGGCTTCTATCGAATTAAGACAGGAAAGCTTCCTTTGGGCAAAGGATTTATCTACTTACGACTCGATACTGGATTTACCGTTTTCCATTCCGTTCTATGGTGCACACGTAAGTCTCTTTACCCTGCTTATGGCGGTAACCAATATACTGTACACGAAGATGAACTCAGAAATGACCCAGACATCCAACCAGATGCCGGGCATGAAGGCCATGATGTACATGATGCCTATAATGTTCCTCTTCCTGTTCAACAGTTACGCATCAGGTTTGAGCTACTATTACTTTATTTCAACTTTGATCACCATACTGCAAACTATGGTAATCAGGCGCTGGGTGGATGACAAGAAGTTACTGCTTCAGATTCAGGCAAACCAAAAGAAACCTGTAAAGAAAAGTAAGTTTGCTGCACGCCTTGAGCAAATGGCAAAACAACAGCAACAAATACAAAAGAATCAAAGGAAAAGGTAA
- a CDS encoding glycoside hydrolase family 3 protein, with protein MRTSLLPCLLSVAMLTSFCSNTSERRGVMLEPVVEEEIRVQPLTVEAIYDSARVWVDSVYVSLSDEERIAQLFWITLEKADDEASYQKIKQHTIKYQPGGILFLKVSARKAYEAVHDLQSQVRVPLLFSIDGENGPAMRINGAVEFPDAMALGAIRDDSLIYRMGLEIARQLKLLGIHVNFAPVADVNSNPNNPVIGVRSYGELPYNVAAKAVAYMRGLQDGGVMAVGKHFPGHGDTGTDSHHTLPLVNHNRERLDSCDLLTFKALIDAGIWGIMTAHIDVPALTDTTGIPSSFSPKVVGNLLRDTLGFKGLVITDAVNMKGAKVMGKPGQVDALALAAGNDIVEFTENLPAAIQAVIKALTDSLITPAELEAKVRRSLAFKYWLTRGEQVNLIDADSLLHYINTPEAEVLSRALYGAALTALVNKLDIPLKEAFWAADSGSSTLSSGNTAANYAAVFAGESPLLESYFKGRGIELVKLNGTATDPGLKLDLKYKAHILVISDVQKVDASVVTRLNEAGPTMVLYMGNPYRLSRARGASKADVILVAFKNNSPAQEAIIEFLEGAIQADGILPVSIEGFPAGTGHRLSFRE; from the coding sequence ATGAGAACATCACTGCTGCCATGTTTACTTTCAGTTGCAATGCTTACCTCCTTTTGCAGCAATACCTCTGAGAGGAGAGGAGTTATGCTTGAACCTGTGGTAGAGGAGGAGATCAGGGTGCAGCCATTGACTGTTGAAGCCATTTATGACTCGGCCCGTGTGTGGGTTGATTCTGTATATGTCTCCCTTAGTGATGAGGAGAGAATAGCCCAGCTATTCTGGATCACGCTCGAGAAGGCAGATGATGAGGCTTCATATCAGAAAATAAAGCAGCATACAATAAAGTACCAACCAGGTGGAATCCTGTTTCTGAAGGTCAGTGCTCGTAAGGCATATGAGGCAGTGCATGACCTGCAGTCGCAGGTCAGGGTTCCTCTTCTGTTTTCTATAGATGGTGAAAACGGACCCGCAATGAGGATCAATGGTGCCGTTGAGTTTCCTGATGCAATGGCCTTAGGCGCAATACGTGACGATAGCCTTATTTACAGGATGGGTCTGGAGATAGCCCGCCAGTTAAAGCTACTTGGTATTCACGTCAATTTTGCTCCGGTGGCTGATGTCAACAGTAATCCGAATAATCCTGTTATTGGGGTGAGGTCGTATGGTGAATTGCCATATAATGTTGCTGCCAAGGCTGTGGCTTATATGAGAGGGTTGCAGGATGGTGGAGTTATGGCCGTAGGCAAGCATTTCCCAGGTCATGGAGATACTGGTACTGATTCACACCATACCCTGCCATTGGTCAATCATAACCGTGAAAGACTTGACAGTTGCGACCTCCTTACATTTAAGGCATTGATAGATGCAGGTATCTGGGGGATAATGACTGCTCATATAGATGTGCCGGCATTAACCGATACAACGGGCATTCCTTCAAGTTTCTCTCCCAAAGTGGTAGGGAATCTGCTCAGGGATACACTGGGTTTTAAAGGACTGGTAATTACCGATGCTGTAAATATGAAGGGAGCCAAGGTTATGGGAAAACCGGGTCAGGTAGATGCCCTTGCTCTTGCTGCAGGCAATGATATTGTTGAGTTTACCGAAAACCTGCCCGCCGCCATACAGGCAGTTATAAAGGCCTTGACCGATAGTCTGATTACACCAGCAGAGCTTGAAGCTAAGGTAAGACGTTCCCTTGCTTTCAAATACTGGCTTACAAGGGGTGAACAAGTGAATCTCATTGATGCTGACTCACTTCTGCATTATATCAACACACCTGAGGCTGAAGTCCTAAGTAGGGCCTTATATGGCGCAGCACTGACGGCATTGGTCAACAAATTGGATATACCGCTTAAGGAAGCATTTTGGGCAGCCGATTCTGGGTCTTCTACACTCTCTTCCGGTAATACTGCAGCTAATTATGCAGCTGTTTTTGCAGGTGAGTCACCCCTGCTGGAAAGTTATTTCAAGGGCAGGGGTATTGAGCTTGTAAAGCTTAATGGAACAGCCACAGACCCGGGATTGAAACTGGATTTGAAGTACAAGGCTCATATTCTTGTAATCAGCGATGTACAGAAGGTCGATGCTTCAGTCGTTACCAGACTGAATGAGGCAGGTCCAACCATGGTATTATATATGGGCAATCCTTATCGTTTATCGCGTGCAAGAGGCGCAAGCAAAGCTGATGTAATACTGGTAGCATTCAAGAATAATAGCCCGGCCCAGGAGGCTATAATTGAGTTTTTGGAAGGTGCTATTCAGGCCGATGGTATCTTACCTGTAAGTATTGAGGGCTTCCCGGCCGGAACAGGACATAGGTTAAGTTTCCGTGAATAG
- a CDS encoding exo-beta-N-acetylmuramidase NamZ domain-containing protein, with product MLILAMVLLVPSQAACRNRALEQNGSSDSDWVLYEGQTIDEPNDDVVLAGSILSPVSGQADTVFKVGAERVELWLPVLKDKRVGVLVNHSSMVGNIHLLDTLLALGVDVRKVFAPEHGFRGDADAGARIDDQFDTRTGLPVVSLYGNTKEPSAEQMADLDVVVFDIQDVGVRFFTYISSMHYMMEACAEHGVSMVIFDRPNPNGDYIDGPILRNEFRSFVGMHPIPIVHGLTVGELALMINGQGWLRAGIKCDLIIVPAAAYTHSMRYELPVKPSPNLPNGLSIRLYPSLCLFEGTEVSVGRGTEHPFQVIGFPDRTYGSFSFVPKAIPGMDTKPLHMGKRCYGIDLRTTEDLDHRFTLQYLIRFWELSGRSENFISRRRFFNQLAGTDRLATQIMEGRSEEEIRASWKAELDEYKAMRIKYLIYPD from the coding sequence TTGCTTATACTTGCGATGGTCCTGCTTGTGCCATCGCAGGCAGCTTGCCGTAACAGGGCATTGGAGCAAAATGGTTCCTCTGACTCGGATTGGGTACTGTATGAGGGTCAAACCATTGATGAGCCCAATGACGATGTAGTATTGGCTGGTTCAATATTGAGTCCTGTATCGGGTCAGGCAGATACTGTGTTTAAGGTTGGTGCTGAAAGGGTAGAGCTATGGCTTCCTGTGCTAAAAGATAAAAGGGTAGGGGTGTTGGTGAACCACAGTTCGATGGTCGGCAATATTCACCTGCTTGATACCCTGCTGGCGCTGGGTGTGGATGTACGAAAGGTTTTCGCACCTGAACACGGGTTCAGGGGTGATGCTGATGCAGGTGCCAGAATTGACGACCAGTTCGATACCAGAACCGGACTACCTGTAGTTTCCCTGTATGGAAATACCAAGGAGCCTTCGGCTGAGCAGATGGCGGATCTGGATGTTGTCGTGTTTGACATACAGGATGTGGGTGTGAGGTTCTTTACTTATATTTCGAGTATGCACTATATGATGGAGGCCTGTGCTGAACATGGTGTCTCCATGGTCATATTCGACCGGCCCAATCCCAATGGGGACTACATAGATGGTCCGATACTCCGCAATGAGTTCAGATCCTTTGTAGGTATGCATCCCATACCCATTGTGCATGGGTTGACTGTCGGTGAACTGGCACTAATGATTAATGGACAGGGATGGTTAAGGGCTGGGATTAAATGTGACCTTATTATTGTTCCTGCGGCTGCCTATACCCATTCAATGCGATATGAGCTTCCGGTCAAGCCTTCTCCCAATCTGCCCAATGGCCTTAGTATTAGACTGTATCCCTCACTTTGTCTTTTCGAGGGAACTGAAGTAAGTGTCGGTCGGGGTACAGAGCATCCCTTTCAGGTAATCGGCTTTCCTGACAGAACCTATGGTTCATTCAGTTTTGTGCCTAAAGCCATACCCGGCATGGACACTAAGCCCCTCCATATGGGTAAGAGATGTTACGGTATTGATCTCAGAACGACTGAGGATCTGGATCATCGTTTTACATTGCAATATCTGATACGTTTTTGGGAATTGTCTGGTAGGTCAGAGAACTTTATATCGAGGAGGCGATTCTTCAACCAGCTGGCAGGAACAGACAGGCTGGCTACTCAAATTATGGAAGGCAGGAGCGAGGAAGAGATACGTGCTTCGTGGAAGGCCGAGCTTGATGAATACAAAGCAATGAGAATAAAATATCTGATTTATCCCGACTAG
- a CDS encoding DUF3467 domain-containing protein, whose product MEDQRKGQQIKIELNDEVGQGVYSNLVVISHSPSEFVLDFVRVMPGMPKAQVKSRIILTPEHAKRLLAALNDNISRYEKQFGSVKDIDEGPAGFNPIPFGGHGGQA is encoded by the coding sequence ATGGAAGATCAAAGAAAAGGACAACAGATCAAGATAGAACTCAATGATGAAGTAGGACAGGGTGTGTATTCCAATCTGGTGGTTATCAGTCATTCTCCATCGGAGTTTGTGCTCGACTTTGTGAGGGTGATGCCCGGCATGCCCAAGGCTCAGGTCAAATCACGTATCATACTGACACCTGAGCACGCCAAAAGACTTCTAGCAGCTCTAAATGACAATATCAGCCGCTATGAAAAGCAGTTTGGTTCCGTCAAGGATATTGACGAAGGTCCTGCAGGTTTTAACCCGATTCCTTTCGGAGGCCACGGTGGACAGGCATAG